ATTGGTCTCAATGCCTTTTTTAGAAGATGAGCAACATGGGATTTTCTCCATAAGGCATTTCAATAGACCAAATGCCGTTGGTCTCTCTATCGTTAAATTAGAGAAGGTTAAAGGAAACATACTGGAAATCAGCGAAGTGGATATTCTGGATGGGACACCGCTTCTTGATATTAAACCTTTCGTGTCGCGGTTTGACAATAGAGATGATGCAAAGAACGGTTGGGTTAGTAATCCGCATCTGGACATGGTTAGAGGTGAATCTGGCAAGCATAGAGGAGATTAGGAGCATGCAGATGTTAAATAAATTGAAACAATCAGGATTTAAGATTTTTACATTATGCTTTAGTCTACTGCTTACAATATTTATATTAGCGGTGATTTTTTGTGTTGTTACCCATACAACCTTTAGTGCTTTAATAACAAATATCGTCTCTAAGGAGATAC
Above is a window of Deltaproteobacteria bacterium DNA encoding:
- the tsaA gene encoding tRNA (N6-threonylcarbamoyladenosine(37)-N6)-methyltransferase TrmO translates to MDEIRYKPIGIIHSEFTEKENTPIQGVFAKDAKGEVEVFPQYIPGLKDIEGFSHLILIYHFHLSDGYSLVSMPFLEDEQHGIFSIRHFNRPNAVGLSIVKLEKVKGNILEISEVDILDGTPLLDIKPFVSRFDNRDDAKNGWVSNPHLDMVRGESGKHRGD